The following are encoded in a window of Castanea sativa cultivar Marrone di Chiusa Pesio chromosome 9, ASM4071231v1 genomic DNA:
- the LOC142609364 gene encoding ABC transporter G family member 20-like yields the protein MSSAVTTSAPKIADDKLSFLNQTQTMELKPLSCKRSISPTLGELLMRVEDAQSDTSGPNTPRPHRVLDVSYACSSVSSSYPFVLSFKNLTYSVKVRQKMSFSSCFSRNNKSCHNLEAVESNKISVNTKVLLNDISGEAREGEIMAVLGASGSGKSTLIDALADRISKESLKGSVTLNGEVLESSLSKVISAYVMQDDLLFPMLSVEETLMFSAEFRLPRSLSKSKKKARVQALIDQLGLRNAAKTVIGDEGHRGVSGGERRRVSIGIDIIHDPIVLFLDEPTSGLDSTSAFMVVKVLQRIAQSGSIVIMSIHQPSSRILSLLDRLIFLSHGQTVFSGSPTSLPHFFSEFGHPIPENENRTEFALDLIRELEEDPEGIKNLVEFNKSRQAKKNQTNSDFHNGPKLSLKDAISASISRGKLVSGAPNSTSGLTSSVPTFANPCWIEMIVVAKRSMTNSSRMPELFGIRLGAVIVTGIILATMFWRLDNSPRGAQERLGFFAFAMSTTFYTCAEAIPVFLQERYIFMRETAYNAYRRSSYVLAHSIISIPSIIFLSFTFAAITFWAVGLAGGLQGFFFFLFTIFASFWAGSSFVTFLSGVVAHVMLGYTVVVAILAYFLLFSGFFITRDRIPVYWLWFHYLSLVKYPYEGVLQNEFDDPVKCFVRGVQMFDNTPLRLVPDTVKVDLLKSISTTLGMNITSTTCVTTGSDILKQQGITDISKWNCLWITLAWGFFFRILFYFSLLLGSKNKRR from the coding sequence ATGTCATCGGCAGTAACAACATCAGCACCAAAAATAGCCGATGACAAGCTCTCTTTCCTCAACCAAACCCAAACAATGGAGCTCAAGCCACTCTCGTGTAAACGAAGCATCTCCCCCACGCTCGGCGAGCTCTTGATGCGAGTCGAGGATGCACAGTCAGACACTTCTGGCCCCAACACACCACGCCCTCATCGAGTTCTCGATGTCTCATACGCATGTAGCTCCGTATCTTCATCTTACCCTTTTGTTCTTTCATTCAAAAACCTCACCTACAGTGTCAAGGTTCGCCAGAAGATGTCGTTTTCCTCATGCTTCTCTCGAAACAACAAGTCGTGTCATAATTTGGAAGCGGTGGAGAGTAATAAGATCAGTGTTAACACCAAGGTTTTACTGAATGATATCTCTGGGGAAGCCAGAGAGGGAGAGATCATGGCTGTTCTTGGCGCTAGTGGGTCTGGGAAATCAACGCTCATCGATGCTCTTGCTGATCGAATTTCAAAAGAAAGCCTCAAAGGGTCTGTGACTTTGAATGGTGAAGTGTTGGAGTCGAGTCTTTCGAAAGTGATCTCTGCGTATGTTATGCAAGATGACCTTTTGTTTCCTATGTTATCTGTGGAAGAAACGCTCATGTTCTCAGCCGAGTTTAGGCTCCCTCGATCACTCTCAAAGTCGAAGAAGAAAGCCAGAGTTCAGGCGCTAATCGACCAATTAGGCCTTCGAAATGCAGCCAAGACTGTGATTGGTGATGAAGGCCATAGAGGCGTTTCCGGTGGTGAGCGTAGGCGAGTTTCGATTGGAATCGATATCATTCATGACCCAATAGTCCTTTTTCTCGACGAGCCCACTTCTGGGCTCGACTCGACTAGTGCGTTCATGGTAGTGAAAGTGTTGCAGCGAATTGCTCAGAGTGGAAGCATTGTCATCATGTCGATACATCAACCCAGTTCCAGAATTCTCAGCTTATTAGACCGCTTGATCTTCCTCTCACACGGACAAACCGTGTTCAGCGGCTCTCCAACGAGCTTACCTCACTTCTTCTCCGAGTTTGGACACCCAATACCCGAGAACGAGAATCGAACTGAATTCGCCCTCGATCTGATTCGAGAGCTCGAAGAAGATCCAGAAGGAATCAAGAACTTAGTCGAATTCAACAAGTCAAGGCAAGCAAAGAAGAACCAAACAAACAGCGACTTCCACAACGGTCCAAAGCTGTCCCTCAAAGACGCTATAAGCGCAAGCATTTCGAGAGGGAAATTAGTCTCTGGTGCACCAAACAGTACCTCTGGTCTCACATCTTCGGTCCCAACTTTTGCCAACCCATGCTGGATTGAAATGATCGTCGTAGCCAAACGGTCCATGACAAACTCGAGCAGAATGCCTGAGCTTTTCGGAATCAGACTCGGTGCAGTGATCGTTACTGGGATTATCTTAGCCACCATGTTCTGGCGGCTCGATAATTCACCAAGAGGAGCACAAGAGCGGTTAGGGTTCTTCGCGTTCGCTATGTCCACAACCTTTTATACTTGTGCTGAAGCCATCCCTGTGTTCCTTCAAGAGCGTTACATTTTCATGAGAGAAACAGCTTACAATGCTTATCGTCGATCTTCCTACGTTCTTGCTCACTCCATCATTTCAATCCCTTCTATAATCTTCCTCTCTTTCACCTTCGCAGCCATTACTTTCTGGGCAGTTGGCCTAGCTGGTGGACTCCAAGggttcttctttttcctcttcaCAATCTTCGCATCGTTTTGGGCTGGAAGTTCTTTCGTAACGTTTCTATCAGGGGTAGTAGCTCATGTCATGTTGGGTTACACAGTTGTGGTTGCTATCTTAGCTTACTTTTTATTGTTCAGTGGGTTTTTCATTACCAGGGATCGAATCCCAGTTTACTGGCTTTGGTTCCACTATCTTTCTCTGGTGAAGTACCCCTATGAAGGTGTTTTGCAAAACGAGTTCGATGACCCAGTGAAGTGCTTTGTCAGGGGAGTCCAAATGTTCGATAACACGCCACTTAGGTTGGTGCCAGACACGGTTAAGGTGGACCTGTTGAAGAGCATTAGCACCACATTGGGCATGAACATCACGAGCACAACTTGTGTGACCACGGGTTCTGATATACTAAAGCAACAGGGAATCACTGATATAAGCAAGTGGAACTGCTTGTGGATCACTCTGGCTTGGGGTTTTTTCTTTaggattttgttttatttttctttgttgcttGGGAGCAAGAACAAGAGGAGGTAA